Below is a window of Lytechinus variegatus isolate NC3 chromosome 4, Lvar_3.0, whole genome shotgun sequence DNA.
gCCCTAATACTTGGTAGCACTGCCTCCATTCGTCTTCACATCTTTCGGTCGACGTGGACAACTAGACACTAGCTTCTTGCAGACCTTCCCTGGGATTTTTTACCACTCCTCTTGGCAGATGGCATACACTTGAGTCACATTACTTGGTTTCCTTGACAGAACATGCTTTTCGAGTTCTGTCCATAGGTTCTCAATAGGGTTCAGGTCTGGACTCGAGTGTTTCGGGTCATTGTCATGTGGGAACTCAATTCTGACTAAGATTGAGGTTCTTAGCGGACCTTTTCAGGCTTAGCTGAAGAATTTTCAGGTAGTCCTCTCTCTTCATGGTGCCATCAATCTTCAGGAGTGAGCCAGTACCACTTGCTGCAAAGCATCCCCACAACATGATGCTGCCACCGCCACTGCCCAGGTGTTCATTAGCATACTTCAGTATGGCTTTACGGTGTCGGTCCTGGAGTAAAGGCTTCTTCCTCGCTCTGCAGCCTCTCAGTCCATGATCATGGAGGAACCGCTTGATGGTAGAGAGGGATACCTTGCTTCCTGAAGCCTCCAGATCCTGGCCCATCTCTTTTTTTGTCATCCAAGGGTTAAGCTGAACTGTACGGACAAGTCTATGTTCTGCTGTCTGGTTGAGTTTTCTTCGCTGTCTCCCTGATCTTTGTAGAGTCTGCACTGTGCCGAGAGTGTTATGCTTGCGTATTATGTTTTTCACCGAAGCACGAGGCATGATTAGAGTCTTCGATATGACTCCTAAAAAGGAACCGGACTTGTGTAAATCAACAACACGTTGCCTACGGTCTTCGGTATATTGCTTTGACTTCTCCATGGTGCTAACATGGCTAATGTTGCAGTGCTGATGAACATTGGTGGTAGCATTTATAGATACCAACACTGAATCACTGCAGGAACTTCGGgtcaatattttttaccatTAGTCTATTCAAAAGACAAAATCCTATTCATCAGGTCAAAATCTAGCTTTGCTTGACATAGATGGAATGTGAATCATGCTTCAAATGTCATAGGAAGAGATATGAATAATTCTGCGGTCATTATTCAAATGACATTAAGGCATTATCACATTCCTCAagtcattaaaagaaaaatcaagtcCACCAGAAAGCCATGGCGCCTCTTTTAACGCATTTTTTCACTTCAACAGTCAACTGTAAACTTTTGACCCATTGATTTTttagaaatatacatgtagatattataAACCATGTTATATATATCTgagtattttatatgaaatatacacAATGGGCATAAAGTATTTGGATAATTCTTCTAATCTTGGCAATACAACTGGTTGAGGGACAAACAATGATTGAATAATACGACATCTTTTTCACCAGGCGTATGTAAACTTCTTGCCCCAACtgtatattaacaaaaaaaaaatcattaaacaaCTCGTCAATTTCTGAAGGATTGTCAATGTTATTGCCATCCTATTGAACAAACTAAGTAGTTCATTAGtatttgatttcaaaacttCGTCTACCTTCCATGTGCTCTTAATGTCATAttcgtattttttttaaaaaaactgaCAAGTACATTTGTTTAGCTATACGCAAACTTGATGTGAGGATATTGCGGCAACGATTATACTTGGATCTGTTTAAACCATAAAGATATCTTTTATATTTAtggaataatttgtttttatttatagatTTTAGAAGGAATTTGGAGATCCAGGAATTCCTTGGAATTTTGTTTGCAATTGGAAGATGTTGGGAATGGAGTGGGATTGTTGAATTAAAAGTTGTTGTgaatatattgatgaaatgatATGAAATCTGCATATTACTTTGACATGACACGAATATAGTTAACAGAGTGAGGGCGATTAGTATTATTACCTACGAATGAAGAAATGAGGGCGTAAGTGGGGGTAATGGTCAGATATATCCGATACTAAATGCCAGAGGCGATCACGGAAGgaaaaatattatcaatcaGAGTAGATGCGACATCAGACATATGAATTGATTTTCTAATAAGCGAGATGTAAAGAGTTTGATAGCATTCGgttaataaaatatgaacagcTGTGGTATTCATGATGTTTTAGAATGTTGATTAAAATCCCTCATAACAGTATACATGTCGTATTTTCAAAGCTCCTTTTCGAAAGAAGAGCTTTAATTGATTCATAAAATTCAACAGTGCTAGGTCATGTAGGTGGTCTATAAATTTCACCAGTAATAATGTTACTTCTATTGGGTTATTGGATTGCAATAAACATACACTAAATTGTTTCATATATTACATTAATTTCGTCTAGTGATAACACACCTGCTTGTtgttaaccctaattctcccggggggggcataatgcccTCCCCCCTCGACAATTTTTGCGATAGGTCCGctgcgcaattttttttttacctcgccgctcgctgactttttactttcaagtctcgcgcatattttgagaccaaatttgtgatgcccaagtacgcggttacgacataaCGCAACATTAtttaagtgcatgtcagacccaaaattgctcaaaaacgtgatttcatgtacaaatccaatgcaaattatgtatttagccaaaattcataaatgtatcattatttctacttttactgattaaacataattaattttgccttgtttatgaccAGAATTTAGTCTGGAACGATAtccataaaaaacaataaaatacataagatatCGGTCTTgttaccataatttttttaattcacaattGTTGGGAATGCTCTAAAGAATATTATCaccaaaaaatagcattctaggagctatatacagtgaatcagagcaaaaagtatgatttcatgaataaattagcataattaattcatatttaataaaaaaaataaattcagtgaaatttaccaatgcaactgcgtagattacgtcattctctaccatctTGCAAATTTTCGTCATGATCGCGCAATCCGAGGCTGAGATCTaaaggggggccataatgccacccccccccccggaatgacaagaatcaaactaccccgggagatttagggttaagattGTAACCACGAATATTTAACAGAGGGAATGTTGATGAGTCGTTTAGCCATGTTTTACAAATACCAATAACAGCGTCTCTGAATTCAAGTTTGTCGACGAATAAGTCAAAATTTTTGTTGAGGCTCCtgagaaacaaataaataattggGATGTAAGATGTTATCCAacgaaataaactttttttggtTTCCTCTAGATCATAAGGGTTTATGGCATACAAAACCAAGACTGTAATCTAGTAGTGATTCGGAATATACACAGAACAGGGCTATTGGGAAATTGCACAAATTTACAAAAGGACGCAGCCCCTCCCCCAACCCCCGTCTCGGTCCAACCCCAACCACCATTTATCATATGAGACTGGTGGTACGTAGACCTATAGGTCTTCGCAGGCAAGTTAAACATTGAATAGGTCGAAGTCGATATTCTCTATTTACATTGCATCGGTGTCAATATCCTGATGATGGTTAGACTGTCGTGACGTcaccagagagagagagagagttgctTCGATGCCTTGACAAAATTAAAACCCACGTGTACTCTACCACAAGTTGACAAGGTAAGATCTTATTTGACTGTCTAACGAGGAAcgcaaaaaaaggaaacatgtCGAATGCTAAGCCATGTTTTACCTATTTCGCAGGTCGAGGGTTGGCCGAAGTTACTCGCCTTGCTTTGAATGCAGCAAAAATAGAAgtaagtttgttttttttcgCTTTTTATTCGATTTCGTTTGATCAATTTTCAGATGGAATTACATTAAACACTTCTTACCCGCATGCGCAGTGCAAAACGAGCATGTATAACCGTACATGATTGAGTGATGTAGTTAGACTATGGTGCATGAATGTACAGGAATTCTATTTAATATTTATGTGCTCAAACATctcaataaaatatcaattgtcTGTCTTATGATTATCGTCTTGATTGAATTTTAGAGACCGggttttaatacatgtatatttgaaatTATAACTGCAGCTTTTGTAGATGGGAGTGTTTGTTTACAAGCTGAGATATAGAAGGCATGACGAAAGTGATATAGATAATATGAGAGCAAGCTTTGAGGGGAAAGGTCACATTATAACCAGTTTAAAGATTTGGTATACATGAATTAGACTGCAGATCACTGCAACCAATGGCGGCAATAAAATTGGGGGTGGGGGCTTCCAAAGGAGAGTAAAAACACTTTCAATACGTAGTATGGGATGGGCAAGGTGCGTTAATATGTCAATGCATATGTTATCTTATATTTGGTATACTTCAATGAACACACTTAAAAATAACCATAGAAAACACTATCAAAAAACAGAACTGGACTATTTCAATAGGCTCGATATGgttcttcttttctttaatttatacattttgaaGGAAGCTTTTCCccaacatgtaaaaaaaaaatgtgtttgtgatatcttttctaaattttatttAGATTTCAGTCTTTAAAATGTATCATCTTTTATTTACCAAAACTTAGAGAACATTTTATTGCCCTGCATTTTCTCATTATAGCGAAGTGTCCTGGGTGTATACTGTATTTCTTTAATGTGCAGATTGGAAATAAAGTGATGTATAAGACAACTTATCTCATAATCATGATCAAGTGCACCGATATACATTATTTATGATGCAAAAATAGGTGCCCAAATTCgtattacttttctttctgtattgttttttatttagtaTGATGAAGTCTACTTGCAAACCAGGGAAGAATTCCTACAGCTCAttgcaggtaaaaaaaaatgatttttaatggATCATAATTATGAGACCATTGGTGCCGTACTTACGgtactgaaaataaaatttgaattgtttCTCTAAAGGTTCTGCCACATTTCACTCAT
It encodes the following:
- the LOC121412930 gene encoding uncharacterized protein LOC121412930 translates to MEKSKQYTEDRRQRVVDLHKSGSFLGVISKTLIMPRASVKNIIRKHNTLGTVQTLQRSGRQRRKLNQTAEHRLVRTVQLNPWMTKKEMGQDLEASGSKVSLSTIKRFLHDHGLRGCRARKKPLLQDRHRKAILKYANEHLGSGGGSIMLWGCFAASGTGSLLKIDGTMKREDYLKILQLSLKRSAKNLNLSQN